A stretch of Fusarium poae strain DAOMC 252244 chromosome 2, whole genome shotgun sequence DNA encodes these proteins:
- a CDS encoding hypothetical protein (TransMembrane:12 (i63-86o106-123i130-151o157-179i191-210o222-240i289-308o328-348i355-376o382-405i417-438o450-472i)): protein MGNEINVVAEADIPSIESPSKGKTVTKEYADVTLRLIEEHGDAVEPLTPDEEKRVRRKLYLRLVGLLSTINIMLFIDKSTLGYAAILGLFEETGISQAQYNNLHTMFYVGYLAFLWPGHYLMQRLPFSKFIAGIVFTWSVVIFLHCVATRYEGLIVLRLALGAAEGVVVPALEMTIGMFFNRAEQSFLQPILWITCQGAPIVTGFIAYGLLWSSGPVLPWKLLHIVTGGITFILSTWVWFDYPSNPAEARFLTLQEKVHVIKRVQESQQSSIEQKHFKRSQFIETLKDPVSWLFALQAFTLMYCNNLTYGQKNLLVTSLGVSPLESTLVAVAGGGFGIINCVVAAFALRRYPKNFALHCTLWCLPAIAGGIGMVTVPWDRTIGLLACMFLAAHTYGVAYIIALGWTNSSAAGYTKKLTRNVMFMIGYSAGNLVSPQIWVASAKPRFYGAWSSMIIVSWFGTPVILWVIHFILARRNKIRMERINAVGENDLYHYVEQLDDSGQLVKVKVEVAMLDLTDLENEGFIYPL, encoded by the exons ATGGGCAATGAAATCAACGTGGTCGCCGAGGCAGACATTCCATCCATTGAGTCTCCTTCAAAAGGAAAGACAGTGACAAAAGAATACGCCGATGTGACTCTTCGTCTCATTGAAGAGCATGGAGACGCTGTTGAGCCTCTAACTCCCgacgaagaaaaaagagTCCGAAGAAAGTTATACTTGCGATTAGTAGGACTACTATCAACGATCAACATCATGCTCTTT ATCGACAAATCTACCTTGGGCTACGCAGCAATTCTCGGACTTTTCGAAGAGACGGGCATTTCGCAGGCTCAGTACAATAACTTGCACACTATGTTCTATGTTG GATATCTCGCATTTCTGTGGCCAGGCCATTACCTCATGCAGCGTCTGCCCTTCAGCAAATTCATTGCTGGCATTGTCTTCACCTGGTCtgtcgtcatcttcctccactgTGTCGCAACCCGGTACGAAGGACTCATTGTACTGCGACTTGCCTTGGGTGCAGCCGAAGGCGTAGTTGTTCCAGCGCTCGAAATGACTATTGGCATGTTCTTCAACCGAGCAGAACAATCCTTTTTACAGCCTATCCTTTGGATAACTTGTCAAGGCGCACCGATTGTTACGGGTTTCATTGCCTATGGTCTGCTTTGGAGTAGCGGACCAGTTCTACCTTGGAAGCTGCTTCATATCGTTACCGGCGGTATCACTTTCATCCTCTCCACCTGGGTCTGGTTCGATTACCCCAGTAACCCTGCTGAGGCTCGATTCTTGACACTGCAAGAGAAGGTCCATGTCATCAAGCGTGTTCAGGAATCACAGCAGAGCTCGATTGAGCAAAAGCATTTCAAGCGATCACAGTTCATCGAAACACTGAAAGATCCAGTGTCTTGGTTGTTTGCACTACAAGCTTTTACCCTGATGTACTGCAACAACCTCACCTATGGTCAAAAGAACCTCCTCGTTACATCTCTCGGTGTCAGTCCACTTGAATCCACTCTTGTTGCAGTGGCGGGGGGTGGTTTTGGCATTATCAACTGTGTCGTCGCAGCATTTGCCCTTCGTAGATACCCGAAGAACTTTGCTTTGCACTGCACTCTTTGGTGCTTGCCTGCTATTGCCGGTGGTATCGGAATGGTTACAGTCCCCTGGGACCGAACCATAGGTCTACTTGCATGCATGTTCTTAGCTGCCCACACCTACGGTGTCGCCTATATCATAGCTCTTGGGTGGACCAACTCTTCAGCTGCCGGCTATACCAAAAAGCTTACAAGAAATGTCATGTTTATGATTGGTTATAGTGCTGGAAACCTGGTGTCACCCCAGATATGGGTCGCATCAGCCAAACCAAGATTCTACGGAGCTTGGTCCTCGATGATTATAGTCAGTTGGTTCGGGACGCCTGTCATTTTGTGGGTGATTCACTTCATCTTGGCTCGAAGAAACAAGATCCGAATGGAGAGGATCAATGCCGTTGGTGAAAACGATCTTTACCACTACGtcgagcagcttgacgacAGCGGCCAATTGGTTAAAGTCAAGGTCGAGGTTGCCATGTTGGATTTAACAGATTTGGAGAACGAGGGCTTTATCTATCCGTTGTAG
- a CDS encoding hypothetical protein (TransMembrane:1 (o255-277i)) produces the protein MASFSGGFELSNSFILSRSNNPVSKDGNCGSNSDFNATCLTSTFGNCCSEKGFCGKTVAYCAEGCQSGFGTCGTSDGQLVSISGSCGATSSSNITCQGSEFGNCCSEKGYCGKTSTYCGAGCQSGFGTCDSDDKSSSVTTATTATRGTSTSSAASETSLGAVSVDGNCGSNSDINAICEGSEFGDCCSEKGYCGGSSNYCGTGCQSDFGSCDTLIAEKTSTINPTGFTRSSATSSPLSSDSADSSTGSLSTGAKAGIAVGSVVGGLGLIGLLAWFLIRRKNRKSAPSVMEVGEEKPESAPRYELKGENHAELDGGGTRAELPGDYGSHQR, from the exons ATGGCATCGTTCTCTGGAGGTTTTGAACT CTCGAATTCTTTCATTCTCTCGCGCTCGAATAATCCCGTTAGCAAAGATGGCAACTGTGGCTCGAATTCCGACTTCAACGCAACATGCCTCACATCCACTTTTGGTAACTGCTGCTCTGAAAAAGGGTTCTGCGGCAAGACTGTAGCATACTGCGCTGAGGGCTGCCAAAGTGGGTTTGGTACCTGTGGAACAAGTGATGGGCAGCTTGTTAGTATTTCAGGATCTTGTGGTGCGACGTCCTCGAGCAACATAACATGTCAAGGAAGCGAGTTTGGAAACTGCTGTTCTGAGAAAGGCTACTGTGGCAAGACTTCGACGTACTGTGGTGCTGG GTGCCAAAGCGGGTTCGGTACTTGTGACTCCGACGACAAGTCCTCTTCAGTGACTACAGCCACGACAGCCACTCGTGGAACTTCAACCTCATCAGCAGCATCAGAAACGAGCCTCGGTGCTGTTTCTGTTGATGGTAACTGCGGATCCAATTCGGATATCAACGCCATCTGCGAGGGTAGCGAGTTTGGCGATTGCTGTTCGGAAAAGGGATACTGCGGCGGAAGCTCGA ACTATTGTGGAACCGGCTGCCAATCTGATTTTGGCTCCTGCGATACGTTAATAGCAGAAAAAACATCTACGATAAACCCGACAGGCTTCACAAGAAGCTCAGCAACAAGCTCACCACTTAGCTCAGACTCGGCAGATTCGTCGACTGGCTCTCTTAGTACCGGTGCCAAGGCTGGGATCGCGGTCGGATCCGTTGTTGGAGGTCTCGGATTGATAGGCCTACTCGCTTGGTTTTTGATACGTAGGAAGAACAGGAAATCTGCACCATCAGTGATGGAAGTTGGCGAGGAGAAACCTGAAAGTGCGCCAAGGTATGAGCTGAAAGGGGAGAATCATGCTGAGTTAGATGGAGGAGGGACTCGTGCCGAGCTACCTGGTGATTATGGGAGCCACCAGAGATGA